A region from the Leptospira venezuelensis genome encodes:
- a CDS encoding helix-turn-helix domain-containing protein: MEESNFIALSPSTRKILDRMKQAVSSDLPILFLGESGTGKSYLGYLFHSYCKDRFPQYQVFDFSVSESEEETSEIFSKLDGKVGVTFFLEAISNLNPSFQVQLLQKIRNEKGKNRYLLSDQPDLLEKVKSGRLQESLMTEIQTLQVKIPTLRDRKEDIPPLTRFFLDLIGKRYNRKNIKISEKLGKFLLEYDYPGNLHQLKNLLEAMVSMHNVKTLDTKHLPPELFETGYKQNDNLTVRTGIPLRDYEREIIRRNLILVNGNREKAARILGISERTIYRKITEFELFDSEDGKSPPSS, translated from the coding sequence ATGGAAGAATCTAATTTTATTGCATTATCCCCTTCTACCCGGAAAATTCTGGATCGTATGAAACAAGCGGTCTCTTCCGATTTACCGATCTTGTTTTTAGGAGAATCGGGAACCGGAAAAAGTTATTTAGGTTACTTGTTTCATTCCTACTGTAAGGACAGGTTTCCGCAGTATCAGGTTTTCGATTTTTCAGTTTCCGAATCGGAGGAAGAGACTTCAGAGATCTTTTCTAAATTAGACGGCAAAGTCGGAGTTACGTTTTTTTTAGAAGCGATCTCCAATCTGAATCCGAGTTTTCAGGTACAACTTTTACAAAAGATCCGCAATGAAAAAGGAAAGAATAGATACTTACTTTCTGACCAACCCGATCTTCTAGAAAAAGTAAAGTCTGGCCGATTACAAGAATCTTTGATGACTGAGATACAAACTCTTCAAGTCAAAATTCCAACGCTAAGAGATAGAAAGGAGGATATTCCTCCTTTGACCCGATTCTTTCTAGATCTGATTGGTAAAAGATATAATCGTAAGAATATTAAAATTTCTGAAAAGTTAGGAAAGTTCCTATTAGAGTATGATTATCCGGGTAATCTTCATCAGTTAAAGAATCTTTTAGAAGCAATGGTCTCAATGCATAATGTGAAGACATTGGATACAAAACATCTTCCTCCTGAATTATTCGAAACTGGATATAAGCAGAATGATAATCTTACAGTTCGTACAGGAATACCGCTCAGAGATTATGAGAGAGAAATTATTAGACGTAATTTGATCTTAGTAAACGGAAATAGAGAAAAAGCAGCAAGAATATTAGGAATTTCTGAAAGAACAATTTATAGAAAGATCACCGAGTTCGAACTGTTCGATTCCGAGGATGGAAAAAGTCCTCCATCTTCCTGA